From a region of the Hemibagrus wyckioides isolate EC202008001 linkage group LG14, SWU_Hwy_1.0, whole genome shotgun sequence genome:
- the LOC131364432 gene encoding uncharacterized protein LOC131364432 isoform X1, producing the protein MSSVLQVCVCVSLALFITNQAVTVQRVFLPKDHFLFLSCDGQSDVEWRHGERSLRIVNSTKQNLLSDGTLYISEVEDSDSGLYYCNNQLRAHITVLTGTHTLTDYNVDVCEGGTVYLRCSLPKQRWAFKHNTEAKRVFISTRFKNGTVIKERPDPDSRFTHTPEHLQILNIQMLDSGTYYCSGKDIAAVSVTSESNTLQCPATEATESGNDVPQKSGNVLLVVILALCVLAVVTVVLLSVIVCLKFSGRKKPTASKPEESALNLQNTRSQDADTSVTLQSADRLRSCNDEIHYASLGQNWRARGWNQQSRQQVIYSTLLLTPKHTP; encoded by the exons ATGAGTAGTGtcctgcaggtgtgtgtgtgcgtctcacTCGCTTTATTCATCACTAACCAAGCCGTCACAG TACAGAGAGTGTTTCTGCCCAaagaccacttcctgttcctgtcaTGTGACGGTCAGTCAGATGTGGAGTGGAGACATGGAGAGCGGAGTCTGAGGATTGTGAACAGCACCAAGCAGAATCTCTTATCAGACGGAACGCTGTACATCAGTGAGGTGGAGGACAGCGACTCGGGCCTGTACTACTGCAACAACCAGCTCAGGGCACATATCACTgtactcacaggtacacacacactcacag ATTATAACGTTGATGTGTGTGAAGGTGGAACTGTGTACCTGCGGTGTTCACTCCCTAAACAGCGCTGGGCTTTTAAACACAACACCGAAGCAAAGAGAGTCTTCATCTCCACACGCTTCAAGAACGGAACGGTCATCAAGGAACGTCCAGATCCAGACTCacgcttcacacacactccagaacATCTACAGATCCTCAACATACAGATGCTCGACTCAGGGACCTACTACTGCAGCGGCAAAGACATCGCTGCTGTTTCTGTCACATCAG AGAGCAACACACTCCAGTGTCCTGCTACAG AAGCAACAGAATCAGGAAACGACGTCCCTCAGAAGTCTGGAAACG tgttgCTGGTTGTCATcctcgctctgtgtgtgttagctgtggTTACGGTGGTCCTGCTCTCGGTCATCGTGTGTCTGAAGTTCAGCGGCAGAAAAAAGCCCACAg cttcCAAACCAGAAGAAAGTGCACTGAATCTGCAGAACACACGCTCTCAGGACGCAGACACTTCAGTGACGCTTCAGTCAGCAG aTCGATTGAGGAGCTGTAATGATGAG atccACTATGCATCACTGGGGCAGAACTGGAGAGCTCGAGGCTGGAATCAGCAAAGCAGACAGCAGGTCATTTactccacactgctgctgacccctaaacacacaccatag
- the LOC131364432 gene encoding uncharacterized protein LOC131364432 isoform X2, protein MSSVLQVCVCVSLALFITNQAVTVQRVFLPKDHFLFLSCDGQSDVEWRHGERSLRIVNSTKQNLLSDGTLYISEVEDSDSGLYYCNNQLRAHITVLTDYNVDVCEGGTVYLRCSLPKQRWAFKHNTEAKRVFISTRFKNGTVIKERPDPDSRFTHTPEHLQILNIQMLDSGTYYCSGKDIAAVSVTSESNTLQCPATEATESGNDVPQKSGNVLLVVILALCVLAVVTVVLLSVIVCLKFSGRKKPTASKPEESALNLQNTRSQDADTSVTLQSADRLRSCNDEIHYASLGQNWRARGWNQQSRQQVIYSTLLLTPKHTP, encoded by the exons ATGAGTAGTGtcctgcaggtgtgtgtgtgcgtctcacTCGCTTTATTCATCACTAACCAAGCCGTCACAG TACAGAGAGTGTTTCTGCCCAaagaccacttcctgttcctgtcaTGTGACGGTCAGTCAGATGTGGAGTGGAGACATGGAGAGCGGAGTCTGAGGATTGTGAACAGCACCAAGCAGAATCTCTTATCAGACGGAACGCTGTACATCAGTGAGGTGGAGGACAGCGACTCGGGCCTGTACTACTGCAACAACCAGCTCAGGGCACATATCACTgtactcacag ATTATAACGTTGATGTGTGTGAAGGTGGAACTGTGTACCTGCGGTGTTCACTCCCTAAACAGCGCTGGGCTTTTAAACACAACACCGAAGCAAAGAGAGTCTTCATCTCCACACGCTTCAAGAACGGAACGGTCATCAAGGAACGTCCAGATCCAGACTCacgcttcacacacactccagaacATCTACAGATCCTCAACATACAGATGCTCGACTCAGGGACCTACTACTGCAGCGGCAAAGACATCGCTGCTGTTTCTGTCACATCAG AGAGCAACACACTCCAGTGTCCTGCTACAG AAGCAACAGAATCAGGAAACGACGTCCCTCAGAAGTCTGGAAACG tgttgCTGGTTGTCATcctcgctctgtgtgtgttagctgtggTTACGGTGGTCCTGCTCTCGGTCATCGTGTGTCTGAAGTTCAGCGGCAGAAAAAAGCCCACAg cttcCAAACCAGAAGAAAGTGCACTGAATCTGCAGAACACACGCTCTCAGGACGCAGACACTTCAGTGACGCTTCAGTCAGCAG aTCGATTGAGGAGCTGTAATGATGAG atccACTATGCATCACTGGGGCAGAACTGGAGAGCTCGAGGCTGGAATCAGCAAAGCAGACAGCAGGTCATTTactccacactgctgctgacccctaaacacacaccatag
- the LOC131364432 gene encoding uncharacterized protein LOC131364432 isoform X3, translating to MSSVLQVCVCVSLALFITNQAVTVQRVFLPKDHFLFLSCDGQSDVEWRHGERSLRIVNSTKQNLLSDGTLYISEVEDSDSGLYYCNNQLRAHITVLTGTHTLTDYNVDVCEGGTVYLRCSLPKQRWAFKHNTEAKRVFISTRFKNGTVIKERPDPDSRFTHTPEHLQILNIQMLDSGTYYCSGKDIAAVSVTSESNTLQCPATEATESGNDVPQKSGNAVVTVVLLSVIVCLKFSGRKKPTASKPEESALNLQNTRSQDADTSVTLQSADRLRSCNDEIHYASLGQNWRARGWNQQSRQQVIYSTLLLTPKHTP from the exons ATGAGTAGTGtcctgcaggtgtgtgtgtgcgtctcacTCGCTTTATTCATCACTAACCAAGCCGTCACAG TACAGAGAGTGTTTCTGCCCAaagaccacttcctgttcctgtcaTGTGACGGTCAGTCAGATGTGGAGTGGAGACATGGAGAGCGGAGTCTGAGGATTGTGAACAGCACCAAGCAGAATCTCTTATCAGACGGAACGCTGTACATCAGTGAGGTGGAGGACAGCGACTCGGGCCTGTACTACTGCAACAACCAGCTCAGGGCACATATCACTgtactcacaggtacacacacactcacag ATTATAACGTTGATGTGTGTGAAGGTGGAACTGTGTACCTGCGGTGTTCACTCCCTAAACAGCGCTGGGCTTTTAAACACAACACCGAAGCAAAGAGAGTCTTCATCTCCACACGCTTCAAGAACGGAACGGTCATCAAGGAACGTCCAGATCCAGACTCacgcttcacacacactccagaacATCTACAGATCCTCAACATACAGATGCTCGACTCAGGGACCTACTACTGCAGCGGCAAAGACATCGCTGCTGTTTCTGTCACATCAG AGAGCAACACACTCCAGTGTCCTGCTACAG AAGCAACAGAATCAGGAAACGACGTCCCTCAGAAGTCTGGAAACG ctgtggTTACGGTGGTCCTGCTCTCGGTCATCGTGTGTCTGAAGTTCAGCGGCAGAAAAAAGCCCACAg cttcCAAACCAGAAGAAAGTGCACTGAATCTGCAGAACACACGCTCTCAGGACGCAGACACTTCAGTGACGCTTCAGTCAGCAG aTCGATTGAGGAGCTGTAATGATGAG atccACTATGCATCACTGGGGCAGAACTGGAGAGCTCGAGGCTGGAATCAGCAAAGCAGACAGCAGGTCATTTactccacactgctgctgacccctaaacacacaccatag